The Caulifigura coniformis genome includes a region encoding these proteins:
- a CDS encoding PSD1 and planctomycete cytochrome C domain-containing protein — MFHREPRLRQARLSLTAAVAMLCGALPATSTSRLAAADDLYEARIKPLLKEKCFGCHGAVKQEAGLRTDAARLIHQGSESGPVIIAGKAAESALIRRVTSTGDDRMPPEGEGEPLTSEDLQALKAWIDAGAPAPEDEEVLTDPRQHWTYQRPRRVEPPEVAGLDHPVDALLATRQAQKGLIPARPADRALLLRRVTFDLIGLPPTPEEISEFLADESPEAYRRVVDRLLDSPHYGERWGRHWMDVWRYSDWDGYKAEVRNSQKHIWHWRDWIIESLNADKGYDQMIREMLAADELAPGDRDALRATGFLVRNYNKANRNMWLDNAVEHTSKAFLGISLACARCHDHKYDPIPQQEYYTFRAIFQPYSVRTDRVPGETDIVKAGLPRVYDDKLDTPTWLFKRGNEKDLDKEHPLQPGVPAALGGEFRIEPVELPLAGWIPDLQDFVEQDDLAAAGSALDASLAAASKLRDAPAEDPKRLVADLKVAADRATLESLKARWAADRAKHLEGGCGAGEDVTAAQLEREAAIATAELEVVQKQQALAAAVKKAEQAPADGKKKPAAKNAATPAKLTEQLAAARKKLDEARLDLEKADGAYTPVAKQYGRVSSGRRTALAKWITAPENPLTARVAVNQIWMRHFGTPLVSNVVDFGLNAPKPEQLELLDWLAVELMTGGATGRPWSMKHLHRLVVTSQAYQRSSNPDDAPAANLAIDPENRLYWRANIRRLEGEGVRDAVLAAAGTLDRTFSGPDLPFGDGENVLRRSLYFQTAYEKQMLMLTLFDAANPADCYRRTESIIPQQALALSNSSLLSTQSRKLAGRLSATHENDEEFVKEAFLRILSRHATSPELDACREFLAGQQKLLSEPTGLTSIAGGAKPGTPPSDDARQRARENLILALFNHNDCVTVR; from the coding sequence ATGTTTCACCGTGAACCACGTCTTCGACAGGCGCGTCTGTCGCTGACGGCCGCCGTCGCGATGCTGTGCGGAGCACTTCCGGCCACGTCGACTTCCAGGCTTGCCGCTGCCGACGACCTCTATGAAGCCCGCATCAAGCCGCTGCTCAAGGAGAAGTGCTTCGGCTGCCATGGCGCCGTGAAGCAGGAGGCCGGCCTGCGAACCGACGCCGCCAGGCTGATTCACCAAGGGAGTGAAAGCGGTCCGGTCATCATTGCGGGAAAGGCCGCCGAGAGCGCTCTCATCCGGCGCGTCACTTCGACGGGGGACGATCGGATGCCGCCGGAGGGGGAAGGCGAGCCGCTGACCTCCGAAGACCTGCAGGCATTGAAGGCATGGATCGACGCCGGAGCGCCCGCTCCTGAGGACGAGGAAGTCCTCACCGATCCCCGGCAGCACTGGACATATCAGCGCCCGCGGCGAGTCGAGCCGCCGGAAGTGGCCGGTCTGGACCATCCGGTGGACGCGCTGCTCGCCACGAGGCAGGCGCAGAAAGGTCTCATCCCTGCGAGGCCTGCCGACCGTGCCCTGCTTCTCCGGCGCGTGACGTTCGACCTCATCGGCCTTCCTCCCACTCCCGAAGAAATCAGCGAGTTCCTGGCCGACGAATCTCCCGAGGCGTACCGGAGGGTTGTCGACCGACTGCTCGACAGCCCGCACTACGGCGAACGCTGGGGACGCCACTGGATGGATGTCTGGCGCTACAGCGACTGGGATGGTTACAAGGCTGAAGTCCGCAACAGCCAGAAACACATCTGGCACTGGCGGGACTGGATCATCGAGTCGCTGAACGCCGACAAGGGCTACGACCAGATGATCCGCGAGATGTTGGCGGCCGACGAACTGGCCCCCGGCGACCGCGATGCACTCAGGGCCACGGGATTCCTCGTCCGCAACTACAACAAGGCGAACCGGAATATGTGGCTCGACAACGCGGTCGAGCATACCTCGAAGGCGTTCCTCGGCATCAGCCTCGCCTGCGCTCGCTGCCACGACCACAAGTACGATCCGATTCCGCAACAGGAGTACTACACGTTTCGGGCCATCTTCCAGCCCTACTCCGTGCGTACCGACCGTGTGCCGGGCGAGACCGACATCGTGAAGGCGGGCCTGCCGCGCGTCTACGACGACAAGCTCGACACGCCGACCTGGCTGTTCAAACGGGGCAACGAGAAAGACCTCGACAAGGAGCACCCGCTGCAGCCGGGCGTCCCCGCCGCACTCGGCGGAGAGTTTCGGATCGAGCCGGTCGAACTGCCGCTGGCCGGGTGGATCCCCGACCTGCAGGACTTCGTCGAGCAGGATGACCTGGCCGCCGCAGGGTCAGCCCTCGACGCCTCGCTGGCCGCCGCCTCGAAGCTACGCGATGCTCCGGCCGAGGATCCCAAACGCCTGGTCGCCGATCTAAAAGTTGCGGCCGATCGAGCGACGCTGGAATCGCTCAAGGCCCGCTGGGCGGCCGATCGGGCAAAGCATCTCGAAGGGGGCTGCGGAGCGGGTGAAGACGTTACGGCTGCGCAACTCGAGCGTGAAGCAGCGATCGCCACTGCGGAGCTGGAAGTTGTTCAGAAACAACAGGCCCTGGCGGCCGCTGTAAAGAAAGCTGAGCAGGCACCGGCCGACGGCAAGAAAAAGCCGGCCGCAAAGAACGCGGCCACGCCTGCGAAGCTCACCGAGCAACTCGCCGCCGCCAGGAAGAAACTCGACGAGGCCCGGCTCGACCTCGAGAAGGCCGATGGAGCCTACACGCCTGTCGCGAAGCAGTACGGGAGAGTCAGCAGCGGTCGCCGCACGGCACTCGCAAAATGGATCACCGCGCCCGAGAACCCGCTCACCGCGCGAGTCGCCGTCAATCAGATCTGGATGCGGCACTTCGGGACGCCGCTCGTCAGCAATGTCGTCGACTTCGGACTGAATGCGCCGAAGCCCGAGCAACTGGAGCTGCTGGACTGGCTCGCCGTGGAACTGATGACGGGCGGAGCCACCGGCCGTCCCTGGAGCATGAAGCACCTCCACCGGCTGGTCGTGACTTCACAGGCCTACCAGCGGTCGTCCAATCCCGATGACGCACCGGCGGCGAATCTCGCGATCGACCCCGAGAACCGTCTCTACTGGCGGGCGAACATCCGGAGGCTTGAAGGGGAAGGCGTTCGAGACGCCGTCCTCGCCGCGGCCGGGACTCTCGACCGGACGTTCAGCGGCCCCGACCTGCCCTTCGGCGACGGAGAGAATGTGCTCCGCAGGAGTCTTTATTTCCAGACGGCGTACGAAAAGCAGATGCTCATGCTGACGCTGTTTGACGCCGCCAACCCGGCCGATTGCTACCGCCGCACTGAGAGCATCATCCCCCAACAGGCTCTCGCTCTTTCGAACAGCTCCCTGCTGTCGACACAGTCCCGAAAGCTTGCCGGCAGACTTTCCGCGACGCATGAGAATGACGAGGAGTTCGTGAAGGAGGCCTTCCTGCGGATTCTCAGCCGGCATGCCACGTCGCCCGAACTTGATGCCTGCCGTGAGTTCCTCGCCGGGCAGCAGAAACTGCTTTCAGAACCGACCGGGCTGACATCCATCGCCGGCGGCGCGAAACCTGGAACGCCGCCCAGTGACGATGCCCGTCAGCGCGCCCGCGAGAACCTGATCCTCGCGCTGTTCAATCACAACGACTGCGTCACCGTGCGATGA
- a CDS encoding serine hydrolase domain-containing protein, whose translation MTGDGSGLKVASVGECGIDFDRWQRVLDLCQELTGRDLLPALSLCVVRGNRCIAPLAFGRRRLADADAKVEPGDRFVVASLTKPVVAMGLITLVEQGRIGLNDRVRDLIPAYRDAAKRPTTVRHLLTHTSGLPDSLPNNVPLRKEHAPLAEFVNGACAIGLDFPPGRGVQYQSLGYALLGEIIESVSGISCGRFLKETFFDPLGMTSTSLGDVRPIVESPVAEIRVPGEMAGGNDWNWNSRYWQQLGAPWGGMLSTAGDLARFCAMMLGDGSLGGVRVLSPATASLSTTNRLDDFPDVPEADRRTRPWGYGWRLNWPAHPACLSDLLPASAFGHWGATGTLFWMNRENQTAAVILSSQPVEKDRSPIVKLSNAITAAIRG comes from the coding sequence ATGACTGGGGATGGCAGTGGGCTGAAGGTGGCGTCCGTCGGCGAATGCGGTATCGATTTCGACCGCTGGCAGCGGGTGCTGGACCTTTGTCAGGAACTCACCGGCCGGGATCTCCTGCCGGCCCTGTCATTGTGCGTCGTGCGGGGCAATCGGTGCATCGCGCCGCTTGCCTTCGGCCGGCGGCGCCTGGCGGATGCTGACGCGAAGGTCGAGCCGGGCGACCGGTTCGTTGTCGCGTCCCTGACCAAGCCGGTCGTGGCGATGGGCCTGATAACGCTGGTCGAGCAGGGACGCATCGGTTTGAACGACAGGGTCCGGGACCTCATCCCCGCGTATCGCGACGCTGCAAAACGTCCGACGACCGTCCGTCACCTGCTGACACACACCTCGGGCCTCCCCGATTCACTGCCGAACAATGTTCCCCTGCGCAAAGAGCACGCTCCATTGGCGGAGTTCGTCAACGGCGCGTGCGCGATCGGGCTCGATTTTCCGCCGGGTCGGGGAGTGCAGTACCAGAGCCTCGGATACGCACTGCTGGGGGAGATCATCGAATCGGTCTCTGGTATCTCGTGCGGCCGGTTTCTCAAGGAAACGTTTTTCGATCCTCTCGGGATGACGTCGACCAGCCTGGGGGACGTGCGTCCGATCGTGGAAAGTCCTGTCGCCGAGATTCGCGTTCCCGGCGAGATGGCGGGCGGGAACGACTGGAACTGGAACAGTCGATACTGGCAGCAGCTCGGCGCTCCGTGGGGCGGAATGCTTTCGACGGCCGGCGATCTCGCCAGATTCTGTGCGATGATGCTCGGCGACGGATCGCTGGGAGGCGTTCGCGTGCTTTCGCCGGCAACGGCGAGTCTTTCCACCACAAACCGACTGGACGACTTCCCGGACGTTCCCGAAGCCGATCGCCGGACGCGCCCGTGGGGCTATGGATGGCGGCTCAACTGGCCGGCACATCCGGCCTGCCTGAGCGACCTGTTGCCGGCCTCCGCTTTTGGTCACTGGGGCGCGACGGGGACGCTGTTCTGGATGAACCGCGAGAACCAGACAGCCGCGGTGATCCTGTCGTCTCAGCCGGTCGAGAAAGATCGCTCGCCAATCGTGAAGCTGTCCAACGCGATCACCGCAGCGATTCGTGGTTAA
- a CDS encoding YebC/PmpR family DNA-binding transcriptional regulator codes for MGRSFENRKHAIFKTAAAKSKVYSKYGKQIYVIAKNGVADPEGNPALRALIDRAKKDQVPAHVIEKAIQKAQGAGGENFAPARYEGYGPGGCQVIVDCLTDNPQRTIAEIRNAFTKTSAKLGATGSVALWFDERAVLVFKGDNEDEVLEALLEADVNVEDTESNDGSITIFAPASELYKAKSALLAKYPGLEFDTQEITLLPQSTKAISPDDMPMFEKFIGMLNDCDDVQEIYHNAELPA; via the coding sequence ATGGGGAGAAGCTTCGAGAATCGAAAGCACGCGATTTTCAAGACGGCCGCCGCCAAGTCGAAGGTCTACTCCAAGTACGGCAAGCAGATTTACGTCATCGCGAAAAATGGCGTGGCCGACCCTGAAGGCAATCCGGCACTTCGGGCGCTGATTGATCGGGCCAAGAAGGACCAGGTTCCCGCCCACGTCATCGAAAAGGCCATTCAGAAGGCCCAGGGCGCCGGCGGGGAGAACTTCGCACCCGCCCGCTATGAAGGCTACGGCCCCGGCGGCTGCCAGGTCATCGTCGACTGCCTGACCGACAACCCACAGCGGACGATCGCGGAGATCCGCAACGCCTTCACGAAGACCAGTGCGAAGCTCGGAGCAACCGGCTCCGTGGCGCTCTGGTTCGATGAACGCGCCGTCCTCGTATTCAAAGGCGACAACGAAGACGAAGTGCTGGAAGCGCTGCTCGAAGCGGACGTCAACGTCGAAGACACCGAGTCCAATGACGGCTCGATCACGATCTTCGCGCCCGCCAGCGAGCTCTACAAAGCCAAGAGCGCCCTCCTCGCGAAGTACCCGGGGCTCGAGTTCGACACCCAGGAAATCACGCTCCTCCCACAGAGCACGAAGGCCATCAGCCCGGACGACATGCCGATGTTCGAAAAGTTCATCGGCATGTTGAACGACTGCGACGACGTGCAGGAGATTTACCACAACGCCGAGCTGCCTGCCTGA
- a CDS encoding alpha/beta hydrolase, whose translation MRVSALCLFLAVFSVATSARAVEPQQIVLWPDGMPAPVVPADPPESVERGKDGISRRSNVSQPRLFVFSPPAGVPKSGAAIIVVPGGGLGRLADEHEGSDACIWLAKQGVVAFQLAYRTPTNKLADPYAGPAQDVQQSVRVVRARAAELEIDAAKVGVLGFSAGGHAALIAASNDLLFAEAKGTESHKPGFLVLLYPYKIYDPTTQSLQSAIRLDGGLPPTFIAQMGDDTGSVPQGSALLYLELVNRRIPAELHIYERGGHGFGMRSRPNATGPTDWQARATDWLRQRGFVAPAEPAIGQ comes from the coding sequence ATGAGAGTGTCGGCCCTCTGCCTGTTTCTCGCGGTATTCTCCGTCGCCACGAGTGCTCGCGCCGTGGAACCGCAGCAGATCGTTCTCTGGCCGGATGGAATGCCCGCTCCGGTCGTCCCGGCCGATCCGCCGGAATCGGTCGAACGCGGCAAGGACGGGATCTCCCGTCGCTCGAATGTCTCGCAGCCGCGACTGTTCGTGTTCTCACCTCCGGCAGGGGTTCCGAAATCGGGAGCCGCGATCATTGTCGTTCCGGGCGGAGGGCTCGGACGCCTCGCGGACGAGCATGAAGGGTCCGACGCCTGCATCTGGCTGGCGAAACAGGGCGTCGTCGCGTTTCAACTCGCCTACCGCACTCCGACGAACAAGCTCGCCGACCCGTACGCGGGGCCCGCGCAGGATGTTCAGCAGTCCGTCCGTGTCGTCCGGGCCAGGGCGGCGGAACTGGAGATCGATGCCGCGAAAGTTGGAGTCCTTGGCTTCTCAGCCGGTGGGCATGCCGCCCTGATCGCCGCATCGAACGATCTCCTGTTCGCGGAAGCGAAGGGAACGGAGTCTCACAAACCGGGCTTCCTCGTTCTGCTGTACCCTTACAAGATCTATGACCCGACGACGCAGTCGCTGCAGTCAGCGATTCGACTCGACGGTGGATTGCCGCCGACATTCATCGCCCAGATGGGGGATGACACCGGCTCGGTTCCCCAGGGAAGCGCCCTGCTCTATCTCGAACTGGTGAATCGCAGGATCCCGGCGGAGCTGCACATCTATGAGCGAGGCGGCCACGGTTTCGGGATGCGTTCGCGTCCCAACGCGACCGGTCCCACCGACTGGCAGGCGCGTGCGACCGACTGGCTCCGGCAACGCGGCTTCGTCGCGCCCGCTGAGCCGGCAATAGGCCAATAA
- a CDS encoding DUF488 domain-containing protein, translated as MIRLKRAYEEASPRDGLRILVERLWPRGVRKETLAIDLWLKDLAPTTELRKWFNHDVEKWTEFQKRYRAELKKKADLLALLKQRTSEGTVTFVYAAKDDVHNSAQVLRETLEQM; from the coding sequence GTGATCCGGTTGAAGCGTGCTTATGAAGAGGCCTCGCCGCGGGACGGGCTGCGAATCCTCGTCGAACGTCTGTGGCCCCGCGGAGTCCGCAAGGAGACCCTGGCGATCGACTTGTGGCTCAAGGACCTCGCGCCGACCACGGAACTCCGCAAGTGGTTCAACCACGACGTGGAGAAGTGGACAGAGTTCCAGAAGCGGTACCGCGCGGAGTTGAAGAAGAAGGCCGATCTACTGGCGCTTCTGAAGCAACGAACCAGCGAGGGAACTGTGACGTTCGTCTACGCGGCGAAAGATGACGTGCACAACAGCGCGCAGGTCCTGCGCGAAACGCTGGAACAGATGTGA
- a CDS encoding 6-bladed beta-propeller, giving the protein MRSSSAVVGLILGFAASLPAAEKAEPVRMGCGIMTFDTVPGWGLDDAGKPQLGPKGTHGGVAVGKDGSIYVSANFGVVVFNPEGKVLRRFITDEYTMIHDLKIRDEAEGEFLYGARNNAREGIKFNAQDGAIALRLTYPEEAGPKPEKFNPTAITVAPNGDIFLADGYASNRIFKFDKDGKYLKHFGVAGNGLKEFKTCHGMVLDTRSTPPRLLICDRNHEPKGRLLHYDLDGNFIEEVITGLGMPTSASIQGDYVSVPDLHGRVVILDKSNTIMAVLGHNPDPAKGRSYAIPQDQWIEGIFSGTHGSSWDKDGNLYVQDWNVSGRIMKLVRVKN; this is encoded by the coding sequence ATGCGGTCGAGTTCTGCAGTTGTCGGTCTGATTCTGGGATTCGCGGCTTCGCTGCCCGCCGCGGAAAAGGCTGAGCCCGTTCGCATGGGCTGCGGCATCATGACTTTCGACACCGTTCCCGGCTGGGGACTGGATGACGCAGGCAAGCCGCAGCTCGGCCCCAAGGGAACGCACGGCGGCGTGGCGGTCGGCAAGGACGGCAGCATCTATGTCAGCGCCAACTTCGGTGTGGTCGTCTTCAACCCGGAAGGCAAGGTGCTCCGCCGTTTCATCACCGACGAATACACGATGATCCACGACCTCAAGATCCGGGACGAGGCGGAAGGCGAGTTCCTGTACGGCGCCCGCAACAACGCCCGCGAAGGGATCAAGTTCAATGCCCAGGACGGCGCCATTGCGCTCCGGCTGACGTATCCCGAAGAAGCCGGTCCGAAACCGGAGAAGTTCAATCCAACGGCCATCACGGTGGCTCCCAACGGTGACATCTTTCTGGCCGACGGCTATGCCAGCAATCGCATCTTCAAGTTCGACAAGGACGGAAAGTACCTCAAGCACTTCGGCGTCGCCGGCAACGGACTGAAGGAGTTCAAGACCTGTCACGGGATGGTGCTCGACACGCGCTCCACGCCGCCACGGCTCCTGATCTGCGACCGGAACCACGAACCGAAGGGCCGGCTGCTGCACTACGACCTCGACGGCAACTTCATCGAGGAAGTGATTACCGGCCTCGGCATGCCGACGTCCGCGTCCATCCAGGGGGACTACGTCTCAGTGCCTGATCTCCACGGCCGCGTCGTGATCCTCGACAAGAGCAATACGATCATGGCCGTTCTCGGCCACAATCCCGATCCGGCCAAGGGAAGGAGCTACGCCATCCCGCAGGATCAGTGGATCGAGGGCATCTTCAGCGGAACTCACGGCTCCTCGTGGGACAAGGACGGGAACCTGTACGTCCAGGACTGGAACGTCTCGGGTCGGATCATGAAGCTCGTGCGGGTGAAGAACTGA
- a CDS encoding FtsW/RodA/SpoVE family cell cycle protein: MATLLLVLAGLAGIARGDDLYGGSPMLVRQLVWVAISTMVLAGAAAVPYRRLRGWAYPALLLALVLLVLVLLMPARNGSRSWFALGPFTFQPSEFAKLACVLAVSRYLVSARRAGSLRGLFVPLLMTLPIVVLVLREPDLGTATIFLPMLFAMLYASGARTWHLAAVMLAGAISLPLLWTELSAEQRSRITAVFRQRDGGAPARGDDYHLHQSKQVIALGGVWGSDLAGMPLAESEAYHLPAARTDFVFCLVAERWGVAGAAGVLIAYFVLIAGTLRIGGSTDDPFGRLICVGIATWLGAQVVINTGMTVGLVPITGITLPLLSYGGSSMVATCAAIGLVVNVAIRPGFEARAPFSVSRRAA; the protein is encoded by the coding sequence CTGGCGACCCTCCTGCTGGTGTTGGCCGGGCTGGCCGGCATTGCGCGGGGGGACGACCTCTACGGCGGCTCGCCGATGCTGGTCAGGCAGCTGGTGTGGGTGGCGATTTCCACGATGGTGCTCGCTGGAGCGGCCGCAGTTCCCTATCGCAGACTGCGGGGCTGGGCTTATCCGGCCCTGCTCCTGGCGCTCGTCCTGCTGGTGCTGGTGCTGCTCATGCCGGCCCGCAACGGATCGCGGAGCTGGTTCGCTCTCGGACCGTTCACGTTCCAGCCCTCGGAATTCGCCAAACTCGCCTGCGTCCTCGCCGTCAGCCGTTACCTGGTTTCGGCTCGACGCGCCGGGAGCCTGCGAGGCCTGTTCGTGCCTCTGCTGATGACGCTGCCGATCGTCGTGCTGGTGTTACGCGAACCGGACCTCGGAACGGCCACCATCTTCCTGCCGATGCTCTTTGCGATGCTCTATGCGTCCGGCGCGAGAACGTGGCATCTTGCGGCGGTGATGCTGGCCGGCGCGATTTCGCTTCCGCTTCTATGGACCGAACTGAGCGCGGAACAGCGATCTCGGATCACCGCCGTCTTTCGTCAGCGAGACGGCGGAGCGCCGGCCAGGGGGGACGACTACCACCTGCACCAGTCCAAGCAGGTGATCGCGCTGGGAGGAGTGTGGGGAAGCGACCTGGCGGGGATGCCTCTCGCGGAAAGCGAGGCCTATCATCTGCCGGCGGCGAGGACCGATTTCGTGTTCTGCCTGGTGGCGGAGCGCTGGGGCGTCGCAGGAGCTGCGGGAGTGCTGATCGCCTATTTCGTCCTGATCGCGGGCACGCTGAGAATCGGCGGGTCGACCGACGATCCGTTCGGCCGGCTGATCTGCGTCGGCATCGCGACATGGCTTGGGGCGCAGGTGGTCATCAACACGGGAATGACGGTCGGCCTGGTGCCGATCACCGGAATTACGCTCCCGCTGCTCAGCTATGGCGGATCGAGTATGGTGGCCACATGCGCGGCCATCGGGCTCGTGGTCAACGTGGCCATCCGGCCGGGCTTCGAGGCTCGGGCTCCGTTCTCGGTCTCCCGGAGAGCGGCTTGA
- a CDS encoding cytochrome B6: protein MLRKPLHMVLLAPAILAALTTLALADPEFDAVVKQTTADKPKFAERQKQLLEERYDLSNKPAAGVTTTRGKPVQGGVRVKLPAGGTWDQLAAMSPAEIKAKDLWPAGFYPLPHPHHEAGGMVFPKSTIDEIKKQTGRDLTRFDLDYDLPDHMLAEFPPAIFLTTRPDLGDVSKGQLVTTANYYELFKDCLNPKQLDGLRLLVTPFPQQQFNATDDRRSLAASLGVSCFDCHVNGHTNAATHTVGDIRPNEHRHRIDTPSLRGVNIQRLFGSQRALKTVEDFTEFEQRAAYFDGDPMTAAKKGISPLERGSQVHHMAEFQELLDFPPAPKLNVLGKLDSVKASESELRGEALFHGKAQCAVCHSGPYFTDNLMHNLQTERFFKPKMINGRMASADGPIKTFPLRGLKDSAPYLHDDRLMTIEDTVEFFNVVLGTRLTGAEKADLTAFLRCL, encoded by the coding sequence ATGTTGCGCAAGCCCCTGCACATGGTTCTGCTGGCGCCGGCCATCCTGGCAGCCCTGACGACGCTGGCCCTCGCTGATCCCGAATTCGACGCGGTCGTCAAACAGACGACCGCCGACAAACCGAAGTTCGCCGAGCGGCAGAAGCAGCTCCTTGAAGAGCGCTACGACTTGTCGAACAAGCCAGCCGCGGGCGTCACCACGACGCGCGGGAAGCCCGTCCAGGGGGGCGTGCGGGTCAAGCTTCCGGCGGGCGGCACCTGGGACCAGCTGGCGGCGATGTCGCCGGCTGAGATCAAAGCCAAAGACCTCTGGCCGGCCGGTTTCTATCCGCTTCCCCATCCGCACCATGAGGCGGGGGGAATGGTCTTTCCCAAATCGACAATCGACGAGATCAAGAAGCAGACTGGTCGAGACCTGACCCGGTTCGATCTCGACTACGACCTCCCGGACCACATGCTCGCCGAGTTCCCGCCGGCAATCTTCCTCACGACCCGTCCCGACCTGGGGGATGTTTCCAAAGGACAGCTGGTCACGACGGCCAACTACTACGAGTTGTTCAAGGACTGCCTGAATCCGAAACAACTGGATGGCCTGCGGCTGCTGGTCACTCCGTTCCCGCAGCAGCAGTTTAACGCGACGGATGACCGGCGTTCCCTGGCTGCCTCGCTGGGCGTCAGCTGTTTCGATTGCCACGTCAACGGCCATACGAACGCGGCCACGCACACCGTGGGCGATATCCGGCCCAACGAGCATCGACATCGGATCGACACTCCTTCGCTCCGCGGGGTGAATATTCAGCGGCTGTTTGGTTCCCAGCGGGCGCTGAAAACGGTGGAAGACTTCACCGAGTTCGAGCAGCGGGCCGCCTATTTCGACGGCGATCCGATGACTGCGGCCAAGAAGGGGATCAGTCCCCTCGAGCGCGGCAGCCAGGTGCATCACATGGCCGAGTTCCAGGAGCTGCTCGACTTCCCGCCGGCCCCGAAGCTGAACGTCCTCGGGAAGCTCGACTCGGTGAAAGCCTCCGAAAGCGAGCTTCGCGGTGAGGCGCTGTTCCACGGCAAGGCCCAGTGCGCGGTCTGCCATTCCGGTCCGTACTTCACCGACAACCTGATGCACAACCTGCAGACAGAACGGTTCTTCAAACCGAAGATGATCAACGGGCGGATGGCCTCGGCCGACGGTCCGATCAAGACGTTCCCGCTGCGAGGCTTGAAAGACTCCGCGCCGTATCTGCACGATGACCGTCTGATGACGATCGAGGACACGGTCGAGTTCTTCAACGTCGTTCTGGGAACCCGGCTGACGGGAGCAGAGAAAGCGGACCTGACCGCGTTTCTGCGCTGCCTGTAA
- a CDS encoding DUF1501 domain-containing protein — protein sequence MTSPQSTPRSLVDAQTRRAFLTRAGLGFGSIALADLLHGDARAESHALPTGISHFAPKAKSVIWLFMIGGTSHLESFDPKPALNQYAGKSIAETPWKDVLTSPFLANERIAAADANGQIRNTIYPLQIGYRKHGESGLEISDWFPHTAKQADDLCLIRSMWTEDSNHGAQIQFHTGRNRLDGYFPTIGAWVSYGLGSLNDNLPRFVVLGNPLADCCGGQEAHRANYLGPQFDGVPLAVDPLNPLPYSKPEKGVWKEEQKAQFDLVRKLNQLTANQYPNDPALQARIRSYELAFRMQSAVPDVVRFDEETAATQAMYGVNEKETKEFGSQLLAARRLVERGVRFVQVYHGYNGGAGSWDSHAGLKVNHDRLARQTDQPCGALLADLKARGLLDETLVVWATEFGRTPGSQSGDGRDHHPYGFSVWMAGGGIKGGIAHGATDELGFHAVEHRHYVTDVHATILHQLGLDPRRLALPSRKRIQKDYGTPIHEIIA from the coding sequence ATGACCAGCCCCCAATCAACGCCCCGTTCGCTCGTTGATGCCCAGACCCGTCGCGCCTTTCTGACGCGGGCCGGCCTCGGATTCGGCAGCATCGCCCTGGCCGATCTGCTGCACGGCGACGCTCGGGCGGAGTCGCATGCCCTGCCCACGGGCATCAGCCATTTCGCGCCGAAGGCGAAATCGGTGATCTGGCTGTTCATGATCGGCGGCACGAGCCACCTCGAATCGTTCGATCCCAAGCCGGCGCTCAACCAATATGCCGGCAAGTCGATCGCAGAGACGCCCTGGAAGGATGTCCTGACCTCCCCGTTTCTCGCCAATGAACGGATCGCGGCAGCGGATGCCAACGGCCAGATCCGCAACACGATCTATCCCCTGCAGATCGGCTACCGCAAGCACGGTGAGAGCGGCCTCGAGATCAGCGACTGGTTCCCGCATACCGCGAAGCAGGCGGATGACCTCTGCCTGATCCGCTCGATGTGGACGGAGGACAGCAATCACGGCGCGCAGATCCAGTTCCATACCGGCCGCAATCGCCTCGACGGGTACTTCCCCACGATCGGCGCCTGGGTCAGCTACGGGCTCGGATCTCTGAATGACAACCTGCCGCGGTTCGTCGTCCTGGGCAATCCCCTTGCCGACTGCTGCGGCGGCCAGGAGGCCCATCGCGCCAACTACCTCGGCCCGCAGTTCGACGGCGTGCCGCTCGCCGTCGATCCTCTGAATCCGCTGCCGTACTCGAAGCCCGAGAAAGGTGTCTGGAAGGAAGAGCAGAAAGCGCAGTTCGATCTCGTCCGCAAGCTGAACCAGCTGACCGCGAACCAGTATCCGAACGACCCGGCTCTCCAGGCCCGCATCCGATCGTACGAACTCGCGTTCCGCATGCAGTCCGCCGTTCCCGATGTCGTGCGGTTCGACGAAGAAACGGCCGCCACACAGGCGATGTACGGCGTCAATGAGAAGGAAACCAAGGAGTTCGGCAGCCAGCTCCTCGCGGCCCGTCGGCTCGTGGAACGCGGAGTTCGCTTCGTCCAGGTCTACCACGGCTACAACGGCGGCGCCGGCAGCTGGGATTCCCATGCCGGCCTCAAGGTCAATCACGACAGGCTCGCCCGGCAGACCGATCAACCGTGCGGCGCCCTCCTGGCCGACCTCAAAGCCCGCGGCCTGCTCGATGAAACGCTCGTGGTCTGGGCCACCGAGTTCGGTCGCACCCCCGGCTCGCAGAGTGGCGACGGGCGCGACCATCATCCGTATGGATTCTCCGTCTGGATGGCGGGTGGCGGCATCAAGGGCGGCATCGCGCACGGGGCCACCGATGAACTCGGTTTCCACGCCGTCGAACACCGGCACTACGTCACCGACGTTCACGCCACGATCCTGCACCAGCTGGGCCTCGATCCCCGCCGGCTCGCCCTCCCCTCCCGCAAACGGATCCAGAAGGACTACGGCACGCCAATTCACGAGATCATCGCGTAG